In Rutidosis leptorrhynchoides isolate AG116_Rl617_1_P2 chromosome 2, CSIRO_AGI_Rlap_v1, whole genome shotgun sequence, one genomic interval encodes:
- the LOC139892213 gene encoding uncharacterized protein has translation MSISTSLTVTLISSLQSPNRYKIQIQTLTNITHNRLHLKIQHKNRINCLVNAIERSSASNAEITEIDNRKELSPELSNRYVRELCKLGNVDKAMDYISHMEALGFRLSYVSYMSLLTALADVGRTVEIEAIYEEMVNLGFHPKLKLFNVLIKAFLRNGLLALADRVMESMNDLGVSKNRETYEILLGYYVGAGRLKDSWDVVGRMKNDGFEPDSFVYSRIIELYRDNGMWKNGVNLVAEIREDGVLLDKKIYNSVIDIFGKFGELGDALRVFDKMQEEGIIPDITTWNSLIRWHCKHGDLTNALVLFDKMQTQGMYPDPSIFMTIISRLGEQGKWDIIEKTFERMKSGGHRQSEIIYAVLVDIYGQYGNFEDAEECINTLKSEGVNLSARIFCVLANAYAQQGLCEQTVKVLQLMEGEGIEPNLIMLNVLINAFGIAGRHLEALSVYQHIRETGVSPDVVTYTTLMKALIRAKEFDKVPVIYRDMESAGCSPDRKARELLETAMMVLQRRR, from the exons ATGTCAATCTCCACTTCCCTAACAGTTACACTCATTTCTTCACTCCAATCCCCAAACCGCTATAAAATCCAAATCCAAACCCTAACCAATATAACTCATAATCGATTACACCTTAAAATACAACACAAAAACAGAATTAACTGCTTAGTTAATGCTATTGAAAGGTCGTCAGCTTCCAATGCCGAAATCACCGAAATCGATAATCGAAAGGAGCTTTCGCCTGAGCTATCGAACAGGTACGTTCGTGAATTATGTAAATTAGGAAATGTTGATAAAGCAATGGATTATATTTCTCACATGGAAGCCCTAGGGTTTCGATTAAGTTACGTTTCGTATATGTCTCTGTTAACAGCCCTAGCTGATGTAGGCAGGACAGTAGAAATTGAGGCAATTTATGAGGAAATGGTAAACTTAGGGTTTCATCCAAAGCTAAAACTGTTTAATGTATTGATTAAAGCGTTTTTAAGAAACGGCCTTTTAGCTCTTGCGGATAGGGTTATGGAGTCGATGAATGATTTAGGCGTGTCAAAGAATCGAGAAACGTATGAGATCCTTCTTGGATATTACGTTGGAGCAGGACGGTTGAAAGATTCGTGGGACGTTGTAGGGCGAATGAAGAACGACGGGTTTGAACCTGATTCGTTTGTGTATAGTAGGATTATTGAACTTTATAGAGATAATGGAATGTGGAAGAACGGTGTAAATCTTGTAGCGGAAATTAGGGAAGATGGAGTCTTGCTTGATAAGAAGATTTATAATAGTGTTATTGATATATTTGGGAAGTTTGGTGAACTAGGAGATGCGTTGCGCGTGTTTGATAAAATGCAGGAGGAAGGGATTATACCGGATATTACTACGTGGAATTCGTTGATTCGGTGGCATTGTAAGCACGGTGATCTTACAAATGCGCTTGTATTGTTTGATAAGATGCAAACACAAGGGATGTATCCTGATCCAAGTATTTTTATGACCATTATTAGTCGGTTAGGAGAACAGGGGAAGTGGGATATAATAGAGAAAACTTTTGAGCGCATGAAAAGTGGAGGTCATCGACAAAGTGAGATTATTTATGCAGTTTTGGTTGATATTTATGGGCAGTATGGGAATTTTGAGGATGCAGAGGAGTGTATAAATACGTTAAAATCGGAAGGAGTTAACCTCTCTGCTAGAATTTTTTGTGTGCTCGCAAATGCCTATGCCCAACAG GGTTTGTGTGAGCAAACAGTTAAAGTTCTCCAGTTGATGGAAGGCGAAGGAATTGAACCGAACCTAATTATGCTTAATGTATTAATAAATGCATTTGGTATTGCTGGAAGACACTTGGAGGCACTCTCAGTATATCAGCACATAAGAGAAACC GGTGTAAGTCCTGATGTGGTTACCTACACTACACTTATGAAAGCTTTGATTAGGGCAAAAGAGTTCGATAAG GTACCAGTAATATATAGAGATATGGAGTCTGCTGGGTGTTCACCAGATAGGAAAGCAAGAGAATTGCTAGAAACGGCAATGATGGTTCTTCAACGCAGGCGTTAG